In Onychostoma macrolepis isolate SWU-2019 chromosome 06, ASM1243209v1, whole genome shotgun sequence, one DNA window encodes the following:
- the LOC131542698 gene encoding helicase with zinc finger domain 2-like gives MALTGNLQALLETRKLCVRCNKCCKKHNEISYSHKEIIHNCSEDILLIKQQGNNSLWRPVNPLPGHPRPPKYVVCWYFTKESGCIQHRGRCTYARSSEEAVLWNIMKVKNLTIPKLVKVIKQKQRTLQSKSQEKGGQFDCTFCRIHFPTDEELMNHCFTVKHRRLIFEDTSRTWKYRDPPPTHKDLKLCGRSLICEYGDNCTKAHSQEELREWQKRIKALRKNASDAAEMGLLSYQDKLLEEYRHSNDKKMIVSDTLPDVSISCAPDIDSVYVRKKGIQCTWTFTINSKEPLEVIALLRRELGAKFSLSKDPNEERTYSSGDWFKKNQTEYEIPVSFKSDQPGKYEQWVVFDFNTRPVLRQKIKVRVGEDECMGTSVMTPAPEIPLKKQETEGNLEPWNEESLEIIPFFEREEAEKELINRYKLIMIDEMNSVINRDNYKHSMHNFLYQEENVEGELLTRLNLRGTVQLKNQLFDLRFGMKWAYPGQLFAAVPLSHPLTPDAPQGFIVKRHAIRSLVRVVKNKDYIGPIYEAEFLKDAANEAQVALQLSKQCCTDLNLQNGQQCEMEVQFQLNRLWFCERHKAIDDLPNLDKVLPDLKNSNFCISSQSDTGELNEKQQAAMNFVLSVTDNRSSIPPLLIYGPFGTGKTRTLAKMTQALVQQPQNKILICTHTNSSADLYVKGHFHEYAAVHHEARPLRIKAKESNPRSTDTITLQYCHLSRDGSHFEFPDKAVLDSTRIIITTTAVARFFHDMKLPENYFSHILIDEASQMLECEALMALGLAGKNTRVVLAGDHMQMGPKLFSVRQDKCSEQTLLNRLFYYYQAENSDSAKQSRIIFTENYRSTKDIVDFVSTHFYVGKSDVIKARGDVPPHPDQHALQFHHVRGECCLDPTSMSWFNAEQIRSVVDIVQGIMEEWPQEWGDKDPESVCVLSQGRQVLEIRQRLHQLRLPRFTVENAENVQGKQFRVIVISTVHTKDSLLETDRTCLEFFNDMRVLNTVMTRAQSQIFVVGDAVALSCHQFGMCWRLWRSYIEDCINKGSAHDFTLDSLKQDLLEISELCRSEDEDSSDSESTTSEIPDTEDPILQELLDESKDINVALTEEGLFPVFQNEQVVNSANNQITEVDEEQLLTNSTIHKHCELVKEYFDRGYARPLYEPTQRIDIKGRKNIGEAFHGDKVTVEIINERSDPPIGKIINVLESADTVKEFVCTIERYDNQVMTPINKCISKIYTPFSKDKPDLIAVRNPENHKVKRFIKINEEAHRKYLFVVKVLRWRKTGGFPLGTVVEVFPKITTLDNGLNILNIEYHLRRTLSSSLRNQMQDIQGLSLFDKGRRDFRMLPTFTIDPDDSQDLDDAISVRDLGECYEIGVHISDVASFVAKDSKLDKYARQQCTTFYPRGKDPIHMFPKELSTNFFSLIPNHDRRAISLIIQVDTKTQCIKERSFWKSVIRSKKKFSYDEAEDIIENHQHSDQLEICLVKAWSFAEVHRRLRKQEDWCYKQPDEDVTLGRRRSHLMVEELMLMFNHTVAERLLFAKTTRSITPLRCQDRPKSEKLTDLFDKNASLIPLSVHFSNRVHECKHASHELNNQGLIHHRATPNPQAGISDSETFPILKSVLRCLKTAVEQKNIYKVIDFITTDEIHPQLLPFAIAFRKLFRKGCVLRSNSTHVSRIGHHDLDLDSYTWASSPIRRYMDVIVQRLLHSVINNTNVRYTAHDIDLSCMEFSRKNDQQSAYQRKSNALHFALQLLTQSQRKVAYIVELNASGTNFRLSFPLNRTSISENLDIMYRDLQLADQPQFDETNNYMILKWVRRIYSFSNPHILAEVKRQNPNSVMAYVSTKTWKGLTASLREENWDRLFPLIEELDVSSRIHARQFQERQRNATSSKNSDPMHAEHYAELSMRIKPGEAVEVQLGAATARGLMTPAIQLFVVHPKFEICLEHVKDPIKCFSKYAFNSSRNSYKTYMDYQAIWKPMCEMESASNAVAENESILIEDAALKWKNSCEEKLQGFFLLPLDKKSQWSIECDLKNSVLCIRTKIHQSQSSPFLENSQCTALMDIPSITWVAHGIITKVEETGSKELKNLQIDFQINHMPMTNIPEAIFGESTRFTLELIPKLLPDVRKENAISSLTKANQLVKTIAIGGRINSEGGPKISKQMPVRFEIENYLPSGFSHLNNSQRKAIREALANKFTLIQGPPGTGKTVVGVHIVYWMFKNIKKCPVYNSKKKRAVLYCGPSNKSVDVVAGHLVKLRNQLRPLRVYSAQMEMLEYPYPGCNLKLSRNSKRGEKPNTELSSIALHHLIRKEGNPFSTQILAFDMKIANGVALTNEEKKFYREILQDARKHELLRHDVILCTCTAASHPALADALDFKQIIIDECAMATEPEAFIPLVAHKPEQVVLLGDHMQLQPVVHCDVVERLGMSKSLFERYMEKALMLDTQYRMQEDICAFPSEEFYEGKLKTGTSPKPSLFLSKSRQTCIVFGHVEGKESSLVVSTERGNENSKANAEEAEEVVRIAILLTEAGIKTKDIAILTPYNAQVASINELLFDKGLRDITVNTIMRSQGSEWKYVIMSIVRSCPESDIEKRPTKSWNMKRLGFIMDPHQVNVGITRAQEGLCIIGNENLLRCSVLWRRLLDHYKEKGCVVNPARHIQVQKPTRSLLRTARR, from the exons ATGGCTCTCACAGGAAACCTTCAAGCATTACTGGAGACACGCAAGCTGTGTGTCAGATGTAATAAGTGCTGTAAAAAACACAATGAGATTTCGTACTCCCATAAAGAGATCATTCATAACTGCTCAGAAGACATCTTACTGATCAAGCAGCAAGGTAACAATTCATTGTGGAGGCCTGTTAACCCCCTGCCAGGTCATCCCAGACCTCCCAAATATGTTGTTTGTTGGTACTTTACTAAAGAAAGTGGATGCATCCAGCATAGAGGCAGATGTACCTACGCTAGGAGCTCAGAAGAAGCAGTGCTGTGGAACATAATGAAGGTTAAAAACCTGACAATTCCTAAGCTAGTGAAAGTcataaaacaaaagcaaaggACACTTCAGTCAAAGTCTCAAGAGAAAGGAGGACAGTTTGACTGCACATTCTGCCGGATCCACTTCCCGACAGATGAAGAACTGATGAACCACTGTTTCACTGTGAAGCACAGGAGACTGATCTTTGAAGACACCTCTCGGACTTGGAAGTACAGAGATCCACCACCAACACACAAGGACCTGAAACTGTGTGGAAG ATCCCTGATATGTGAGTATGGTGATAACTGCACAAAGGCACACAGTCAAGAGGAACTTCGTGAATGGCAAAAGAGAATCAAGGCTTTACGGAAAAATGCCAGTGATGCAGCCGAGATGGGTCTACTGTCCTATCAGGACAAGCTTTTGGAGGAATACAGACACAGCAACGACAAGAAAATGATT GTCAGTGACACCCTTCCTGATGTTTCCATCAGCTGTGCCCCAGATATAGACAGTGTGTATGTAAGGAAAAAGGGAATACAGTGTACATGGACATTTACCATTAATTCCAAG GAACCTCTAGAAGTTATTGCTTTACTCAGACGGGAACTGGGAGCAAAATTCAGCCTCAGCAAAGACCCCAATGAGGAACGGACATATTCCAGTGGtgattggtttaaaaaaaaccaaacag AGTATGAAATCCCAGTGTCCTTCAAATCTGACCAACCAGGCAAATATGAGCAGTGGGTAGTGTTTGACTTCAACACGAGACCCGTACTACGACAAAAAATCAAGGTCAGAGTTGGAGAGGATGAGTGTATGGGAACATCAGTCATGACCCCAGCACCTGAGATTCCGCTAAAAAAACAAGAGACTGAAGGGAATCTTGAGCCCTGGAATGAGGAAAGCCTGGAAATCATTCCTTTTTTTGAAAGAGAAGAGGCAGAGAAAGAGCTGATAAACAGATACAAGCTCATCATGATAGATGAGATGAACAGTGTGATTAACCGTGACAATTACAAACACAGCATGCACAATTTTTTATACCAGGAGGAAAATGTAGAAGGTGAACTCCTTACCAG ATTGAATCTACGAGGCACTGTGCAGTTGAAAAATCAGCTGTTCGATCtcaggtttggaatgaaatgGGCTTATCCGGGGCAACTTTTTGCTGCTGTGCCTCTGTCTCACCCACTAACTCCTGATGCTCCTCAAGGCTTCATAGTGAAAAGACACGCTATCAGATCTCTTGTTCGTGTTGTGAAAAACAAAGATTATATTGGGCCTATTTATGAGGCTGAATTTTTGAAGGATGCCGCCAATGAGGCACAAGTAGCATTGCAGCTTTCCAAACAATGCTGCACTGATTTGAACCTGCAGAATGGACAGCAGTGTGAGATGGAAGTCCAGTTCCAGCTAAATCGTCTCTGGTTCTGCGAGAGGCACAAGGCCATTGATGACCTTCCCAACTTAGACAAAGTCTTGCCTGACCTGAAAAACAGCAACTTCTGTATTTCTTCTCAGTCAGATACAGGAGAGTTAAATGAGAAGCAGCAAGCAGCAATGAACTTTGTTCTGAGTGTAACAGACAACAGAAGCAGCATCCCACCTTTGTTGATTTATGGACCCTTTGGAACAGGGAAAACTCGAACCCTTGCAAAGATGACCCAGGCTCTTGTGCAGCAACCACAGAACAAAATCCTgatttgcacacacacaaacag TTCTGCTGATCTTTATGTTAAAGGCCATTTTCATGAATATGCAGCTGTTCATCATGAAGCCAGACCTTTGAGAATCAAGGCAAAGGAGAGCAATCCCAGATCCACTGATACCATCACTCTACAGTACTGCCATTTATCCAGAGACGGCAGTCATTTTGAGTTTCCTGATAAAGCTGTTTTAGATTCCACAAGAATCATCATAACAACAACTGCTGTGGCTCGTTTCTTCCATGACATGAAGCTCCCTGAAAACTACTTCAGCCACATTCTGATTGATGAAGCTTCGCAGATGTTGGAGTGTGAGGCTCTTATGGCACTGGGCTTAGCAGGTAAAAATACACGTGTTGTTTTAGCAGGAGATCACATGCAGATGGGACCCAAGCTCTTCTCTGTGAGACAAGACAAATGCTCAGAACAAACCCTGCTCAATCGCCTCTTCTATTACTACCAAGCTGAAAACAGTGACAGCGCCAAACAAAGCAGAATCATTTTCACTGAAAACTACCGTTCCACAAAGGACATTGTGGATTTTGTATCAACACATTTTTATGTGGGAAAGAGTGATGTGATCAAGGCTAGAGGAGATGTGCCTCCTCATCCAGACCAGCATGCCTTGCAGTTCCATCATGTAAGAGGAGAATGCTGTTTGGACCCAACAAGCATGTCCTGGTTCAATGCGGAACAAATTCGAAGTGTTGTTGACATTGTGCAAGGAATAATGGAGGAATGGCCTCAAGAGTGGGGTGATAAAGATCCAGAATCAGTCTGTGTCCTTTCTCAAGGCAGACAG GTGTTGGAAATCAGGCAAAGACTGCATCAGCTTAGACTGCCCCGTTTCACTGTGGAGAATGCAGAAAATGTGCAAG GAAAACAGTTTAGAGTAATCGTGATTTCCACTGTGCACACCAAGGACAGCCTATTGGAGACGGACCGGACCTGTCTTGAGTTTTTCAATGACATGCGAGTGCTGAACACAGTTATGACAAGAGCCCAATCccaaatatttgttgttggagATGCAGTTGCCCTTTCTTGCCATCAATTTGGTATGTGCTGGAGACTATGGAGATCGTACATTGAGGATTGCATCAACAAGGGAAGTGCCCATGACTTTACCTTGGATTCTTTGAAACAAGATCTCCTTGAGATATCTGAGCTCTGCAGAAGTGAGGATGAAGACAGCAGTGATAGTGAATCAACTACATCCGAAATACCAGACACAGAAGACCCAATACTTCAAGAGCTTCTCGATGAGAGCAAAGACATAAACGTTGCATTGACAGAGGAAGGCTTGTTTCCAGTTTTTCAAAATGAGCAAGTTGTCAATAGTGCAAACAACCAAATTACAGAAGTAGATGAAGAGCAGCTGCTGACTAACTCTACCATACACAAACACTGTGAGCTGGTCAAAGAGTATTTTGACCGTGGTTATGCCAGACCACTTTATGAGCCCACACAGAGAATCGATATCAAGGGTAGAAAGAATATTGGAGAGGCATTCCATGGAGATAAAGTAACAGTAGAGATCATAAATGAGAGATCAGATCCtcctattggaaaaataatCAATGTCCTTGAAAGTGCAGACACTGTCAAAGAATTTGTCTGCACCATTGAAAGATATGACAATCAAGTGATGACGCCTATCAACAAATGTATCTCCAAAATCTACACACCATTTTCAAAGGACAAACCAGACCTCATTGCTGTAAGAAATCCTGAGAACCACAAAGTAAAGCGtttcatcaaaataaatgaagaagCACACAGAAAATATCTCTTTGTTGTCAAAGTCCTTAGGTGGAGAAAGACTGGCGGTTTCCCCTTGGGGACAGTTGTGGAAGTGTTTCCCAAAATAACAACTTTAGATAATGGACTGAATATACTCAACATAGAGTATCATTTGAGGAGAACACTTTCTTCATCTTTGAGAAATCAGATGCAAGATATTCAAGGTCTCAGTTTGTTTGATAAGGGACGAAGAGATTTTCGCATGCTCCCAACATTCACCATTGATCCTGACGATTCACAAGACCTCGATGATGCAATCAGTGTACGGGATTTAGGTGAGTGCTATGAAATAGGAGTTCACATTTCTGATGTTGCAAGTTTTGTGGCTAAAGACAGTAAACTGGACAAATATGCAAGACAGCAGTGTACTACATTCTATCCACGTGGAAAGGACCCAATACACATGTTCCCAAAAGAACTGAGTACTAATTTCTTCAGTTTAATCCCTAACCATGACAGACGAGCAATCTCCTTGATAATTCAAGTAGATACTAAGACACAATGCATAAAGGAGAGATCATTTTGGAAGTCTGTCATTCGCTCCAAGAAGAAATTTTCCTATGATGAAGCTGAGGACATCATTGAAAATCATCAGCATTCTGACCAGCTTGAAATCTGCCTTGTGAAAGCATGGTCCTTTGCTGAGGTCCACAGGAGATTGAGAAAACAGGAAGACTGGTGCTACAAACAGCCAGATGAAGACGTGACTCTGGGAAGAAGGCGATCTCACCTAATGGTGGAAGAGCTGATGCTAATGTTTAACCACACGGTTGCTGAACGTCTTCTGTTTGCTAAAACAACAAGAAGCATAACTCCACTGAGATGCCAGGACAGGCCAAAGAGTGAAAAGCTTACTGACCTTTTTGACAAAAATGCCTCCTTGATTCCACTTTCTGTTCACTTCTCAAATCGAGTTCATGAGTGTAAACATGCATCTCATGAACTGAATAACCAAGGTTTGATCCACCACAGAGCCACGCCAAACCCTCAGGCTGGAATTTCTGATTCTGAAACCTTCCccatattaaaatctgttttgagaTGCTTGAAGACAGCAGTAGAGCAGAAAAATATCTACAAAGTAATTGACTTTATTACAACTGATGAGATTCACCCCCAACTTCTCCCTTTTGCTATTGCATTTAGGAAACTGTTTCGCAAAGGATGCGTCCTGCGCTCAAACTCAACACATGTTTCAAGAATTGGGCATCATGATTTAGATCTTGACAGCTATACATGGGCGTCATCTCCAATCCGCCGATATATGGATGTCATTGTGCAGCGCCTTCTTCATTCTGTGATTAACAACACAAATGTTAGGTACACAGCTCATGACATTGACCTGTCTTGTATGGAATTTTCCAGGAAAAACGACCAACAGTCAGCATATCAGAGGAAATCTAATGCTCTACATTTTGCATTACAACTGTTGACCCAAAGCCAAAGGAAGGTGGCATACATTGTGGAACTCAATGCATCAGGGACAAACTTCAGATTATCCTTCCCACTTAACAGAACCTCTATATCAGAAAACTTAGACATTATGTACAGGGATCTTCAGTTGGCAGATCAACCACAGTTTGATGAAACCAACAACTACATGATCTTGAAATGGGTGCGAAGGATATATTCATTCTCCAATCCTCACATCCTTGCTGAAGTGAAACGGCAAAATCCAAACTCAGTCATGGCCTATGTCTCTACAAAGACCTGGAAAGGCCTAACAGCTTCTCTTAGAGAAGAAAACTGGGACAGATTGTTTCCTCTGATTGAGGAGCTTGACGTCAGCTCAAGAATCCATGCAAGACAATTCCAGGAAAGACAGAGAAATGCTACAAGTTCCAAAAATTCTGATCCCATGCATGCTGAGCATTACGCCGAACTGTCGATGAGAATAAAGCCAGGTGAGGCGGTCGAAGTACAGCTAGGTGCAGCCACGGCTCGAGGACTAATGACGCCAGCAATTCAGCTGTTTGTTGTGCATCCAAAATTTGAGATTTGTTTGGAGCATGTGAAAGATCCAATcaagtgtttttcaaaatatgcaTTCAACTCATCAAGGAATTCATACAAGACATACATGGATTATCAGGCAATATGGAAACCCATGTGTGAAATGGAGTCAGCCTCCAATGCTGTTGCTGAAAATGAAAGCATTCTTATTGAAGATGCAGCCTTGAAATGGAAAAACTCTTGTGAAGAGAAGcttcaaggtttttttctcctccCACTTGACAAAAAATCTCAGTGGTCCATTGAATGTGACCTTAAGAACAGTGTCCTCTGCATTCGAACTAAGATTCACCAAAGTCAGAGTAGTCCCTTTCTGGAAAACTCTCAGTGCACAGCTCTCATGGATATTCCTTCTATCACTTGGGTGGCCCATGGCATAATTACGAAAGTTGAAGAAACAGGATCCAAAGAACTGAAGAATTTGCAAATTGATTTTCAGATTAACCACATGCCCATGACAAATATTCCAGAAGCGATATTTGGTGAGAGTACAAGATTTACTCTGGAGCTGATTCCAAAGCTTCTGCCAGATGT GCGCAAAGAAAATGCAATTAGTAGTCTCACCAAAGCGAACCAGCTTGTAAAAACTATAGCCATTGGTGGAAGAATCAACTCTGAAGGAG GACCTAAAATTTCCAAGCAGATGCCAGTCAGGTTTGAGATTGAAAATTATCTCCCTTCTGGGTTTTCCCATCTAAACAACAGTCAGCGTAAAGCTATAAGAGAGGCACTGGCCAACAAGTTCACTCTTATCCAAGGACCACCAG GCACAGGAAAAACTGTTGTTGGTGTCCATATTGTGTACTGGATGTTcaagaatattaaaaaatgtcctgtcTACAATTCAAAGAAGAAGAGAGCTGTTCTTTACTGTGGGCCTTCAAATAAATCTGTTGATGTCGTAGCAG GTCATCTCGTAAAACTTCGAAATCAACTTAGACCTCTCAGAGTCTACAGTGCTCAGATGGAGATGCTGGAATATCCTTACCCAGGCTGCAATCTGAAGCTGTCACGCAATTCAAAAAGAGGCGAAAAACCCAACACAGAGCTTAG CTCCATTGCACTTCACCACCTGATTCGAAAAGAAGGCAACCCATTCTCCACACAAATACTAGCTTTTGATATGAAAATTGCAAATGGAGTTGCACTCACTAATGAAGAAAAGAAATT cTACAGAGAAATCCTCCAAGATGCTCGAAAACATGAATTACTGCGGCATGATGTCATCTTGTGCACTTGCACAGCAGCCTCACACCCTGCTTTAGCTGATGCCCTCGACTTCAAACAGATCATCATTGATGAATGTGCCATGGCAACTGAACCTGAAGCCTTTATTCCACTAGTGGCTCATAAGCCTGAGCAG GTTGTTCTTCTGGGCGATCATATGCAGCTGCAGCCTGTAGTCCACTGTGATGTGGTGGAGCGACTGGGAATGAGCAAATCTCTTTTTGAACGTTACATGGAGAAAGCACTCATGCTTGACACTCAGTACAGAATG CAAGAAGACATTTGTGCATTTCCATCTGAGGAGTTCTATGAAGGAAAGCTAAAAACTGGAACATCACCCAAACCAAGTCTCTTCCTTAGTAAATCAAGGCAAACTTGCATCGTCTTTGGTCATGTTGAAGGAAAGGAGAGTAGTCTGGTGGTCTCGACTGAACGGGGGAATGAAAATTCAAAGGCAAATGCGGAAGAGGCAGAAGAAGTG